The Petrotoga mobilis SJ95 genomic sequence GAGTTCTTCTACTTCCATCCCGTCTATTCCAGGGGCTCCTTTGTTGGCCTTTACCTTCTTATATGCTTTATTCATATTATCCTTGGATAATATCTTTTCAAGCATCCCTTCACTGTATCCTTTATCATCGTTTCTTCCTCTTTCAGACGTAGAAGTTACACTAGGCGCTTCTACATTATTTTCAGGCTCTCCCTTATCTTCATGTAGGAAACCTTCTAATCGAAGTTGTATGCTTTTTCCGTGTCTCTTCGCATCTTTCAAGATTCGAAACCTCCTGTTGTTCAGTCCTTCCCCATCTTTCAATGAGTACTATGACCTCTGCTGACTTCTCAAGATTCAGCCATACATTGCTGCATGGGTTGCCTTATCAGCATGTTCTTGAGATCTCCCCAGGTAAGTGCAATAACTTTCATCCCATCTATCCGCCAGATTTACTCTGTGAAGTTCTGGATAGCTGTTGGACTTCGTTTTGTAATGCAAACTCGTCCACTTCACTTAGCCTTGTATCTGGTTCTTGTTCATCGGACCGAGACTTTGCCTTGGGCTTCCTTCAGATTCCACCTCACGATGGACACCCTTGCCTTCGACTAGTGGTTCCCGCTACCTGGCCCACAACGGGCTTTCACCGCTTAGCTATTGCCCATGCTGGGCGCACCAAATAAAAGCTGTTGAAAAACAGCTTTTTTTAAAAGATTTTCAAAAATAAGATTTCGATTTTAAAAGGGTAAAAGGCGCTTAAAATATATAAAGAATTACTAAAAAATTTCTCTATTTTTCAATACCCTAAGAAACTAAAAAACCACTTTGCATCTATTATATGGTAAAATAGACTGTAAGGATAGGTATAATAACGACAAAAAACGACAAGTTGTAAAAATTAATAGAATTTTAATAATAAAATGATATAATGAGGTGTAGAGAATGGGAGAAAGAGAAGAAAATTTGCAAGAATTATCCCCAAAACAGCTAAAGGAGGAAATAATAAAAGCTCTTGAAAATCAACCCTTCCCAATCTTCAAACGCTCATTGAAAAACATAAACAATAGGAACCTTCTATTAAAAATATTGGAATCAGTCTTGGAAATAAATTATGATTACACAATAGGTGAAATGAAAACAGGAAATTTAAGAGGAATCAGGGCGTACAAATTCATACATGATAGCGTATCTTACCGGTTATCGTATTACGTAGTAAATGATGGGAAAATAATAATAACTTATATAGATATAATGAAAAGAGAAGATAGTTATGATAATTTAAAAAAATACTTTCAATCAAGAAAATCTGTATTAAAACAAATAAATGAAAAAGGGATATAAGGAGGGAAAACAATGCTTAAAATACATGAATTATTAAATATTTTCTCTGATTTAAAGCCAAAAAATAAAGAAGTTTTGTATAATTTCTTAGCAAATCCTAAAACATATGAAGACAAAGAAGAAATTGAAGAGTTTATACAGATATTGAAAGAAATGAAAGAAGACTTGTTATATTATGATGAAGAATTTGACGACATTGAAGAAAAAGAACAAAAATTATATTTCACACAAAAAGATTTAGCAACAATGACAGGACAATCAATAAGAAATATCCAAAGAATTATCACAGAAAACAATATAAGCCCAATTAATCCTGGAAGAAAACCATTATATTATGACCTAAAAGAATTTAATAACTATTATTTTATACAAAAAAAACTAACCCCCTCTTTGAAAAATCAAGAAATCAATACAATAAGAATATTTGGAGATAAAAGAGAAGTAAAAGAAGAAATAGCCATGCAACGAAATTTATACCAATTTTTAGAATCGATGCCACACAGGAATCAAAGCATAACCTTATCATTGCCTAACAAAGGATGTGAAAAAGATGAAAATGAGCAATATTCAAATGCGCTATGACATAATTAAAAAATTAAATTATGAATTAAAAGACGAAAGTCTAAACAACAAAAAACTAACACCAAATATAGACATTTCGGTTACACAAAATTTCCAACCAAAAGAAAAAGAATACTTTGGGACATTAGGATTAAAAATAAAATTTCATTTGAAAGAATCAAAAAAAATAGTATTAAAATTAGAACTTGAAACAGAAGCAGGATTTTATGGCAACCCCAAAATAAAGGAAAACGAATTCAAAGAACTAGTAATAAAATCTGGAATAATGAGCTTATTGCAGATATCAAGAGCAAAAATAATATCAATATCCGCAAATTTTGGGTTTGTTCCTCCAATATATCTTCCGATGTTGAACATTAACGAACTAGTAGAAAAAGAATTAGAAAAAGCTAAAATAACAAACCAATAAAAGCTGTTGAAAAACAGCTTTTTTTAAAAGATTTTCAAAAATAAGATTTCGATTTTAAAAGGGTTAAAGGCGCATAAGAATTATAAAGAATTACTAAAAAATTTCTCTATTTTTCAATACTCCATCGTCTATATTCACCTCAAAATTCTTCGACTCTATCATCTTCATTAAATCCCTGACACTTTTGTTCTCGTTCCTTCTTTGCCGTGAGGCTGTCTTTCCTTGAACCCCCTTCGGGGCGCTTGAGGCTGTCTTCCTTATTTGCCGTGAGGCCGTTTCTTTGATCCTATTTCTCAAAAAGCTCAAGATATTGATCTTTGTTTTTTCGTTCAAGTTATGATAATGAACTAAAAAACCACAATCTCTCTTTCCCAACTTCCAAACAATAGGCCTATCTTTATAAAACTTTTCATGAAGTTTTAGGTAATCTTTAAAGATATAATCCCTCAAATCTTTCTTCACAATACTCTCTAATTCAGAACGCTCCTTGAATATTGAGGATAACAGTTTATTTTCTTCTTCAACTGAAAACCCAAAAGGGATAAAACCATCTTCGCAATTCAAAAGATACCTTTGGATCCCATTATCTATTCTTACAAAAGCTAATTTTGCTAAAATCTGATCTTGGTTACTCATACTGTTGTAAACGGAAATAGGACTTTGAAAACTTTCTTCTGCTTTTCTTTCCACATAGTTATCGTATGGCTCTCTTCGATGATAGTTGGTTACACCTTCATCAAAAGGAATAATGGAAATTAAAGACCTGATTTTATTATTATAAGCCTCTTTAATAAAATTTTCTATTTTGGTAAGTTGAGCTTCATTCAAACCAAATTCATAAAGATACTGGTTTTTCAACAGTTCTTTCAATGGGGGCAAACCCTTTATACCTTTATCGGTAGAAAAAGGGAAAAAGGCCGTAGGAATCCCCACTGTTTTATAAATCTCCTCAAAATTTCTTTCTTTCAAACTGTACAACTCCATCACCAGTATATCTATCAAACCTTCAGAAAGAAGCATATACGTATCAAGAGCGTTTTTACTCTCTATGAAACCATAAAACTTAGAAACGCCATCGATACTCTCCTCGTTGAAATGCAGTTCGTTTGGATATATCTCGGTATTCTGCTTTTTAATTGCCACGTTCAATCTAGCAAGCGTTTCTAACGCCTGAGTCTCAGAAGAACCCTCAAACAAACCTTGTGGAACGGGAAGCTTTTTCAAATCCCCAACTTCCAAATCCACGCTTCCTGCAATAAAACTCTCCAAATAAGAAAACAAACTACTATTGAGTAAGCCCAAAAACCTAAAGATATCTTCATCTTTTGAAAAGAACAAACTACTACCCTTACAATCGAACAAGAATCCTGAGGGGAGATATCTAAAAGTTGCCCCTTTCGAGGTTGTCATCGTGTAAGTTATACCCTTTTTAAAATAATACTTTCTATTTGGAAGATAGTTCCCCATTTTTGACAATAGATTATAATTCTCTTCATCGAAGGCTATAACCCACCACAAATTACCATACCATTTATTGTAAGGTCCACCTTTGGCATATGGGACCCATTTCTTTCCATCTTTAATATCCTCTCTTCTAACTTCCCAAAAGTACCTCAAAAACCTGTTGTTATTCCCGGTAGCTATCCCCTGTCGTGCATCAGCAAACTTCTCCAAAGGTTCGTTTTCAAAGGTACGTACAACGTCTGAATCCACCCAATAAATGAAAGGAAACCTCGGAACCTTTGTAAAAACCCTCTTATCAACCTTGAAAACATACTTAGAAAGATAATTCTCTCTCTTCTTTTCCTCACTTGCCGTGAGGCTGTCTTTCCAAATAGAAAATAAAGCACGTTTCTTAGAATCTTTTCCGTTAAAAGAGGTCAAGTTTATATATTCACCCAAACTTTTCTCCTCACTTGCCGTGAGGCTGTCTTTCCTTGAACCCCCTTCGGGGCGCTTGAGGCTGTTTTCCTTATGTGCCGTGAGGCTGTTTTTACTTTTCCTCAAAACAAACATCGCTGTGTCCACTAAAGCGTTATCAAACACCCCTCCAAGGCCAAAATGAACCAATCTCTCTATCTGAAAGTTATCTAATATGAACCTTCTTGTCTTCTCATAGCTCCCAATAAACATAAAGGTTTGAGGGGTAATCATACCAACAAATCCATCCATCTTCACCAATTCGCAACTCTTTTTAATAAAGCAGGCGTACAGATTTTTTTTAAACTCACTATAATCCTCGTTTATGTACCTCTTCAATTCAAAATCATAATCAGAGGAATCCAAATAAGGAGGGTTGGTTAAAACAACATCGT encodes the following:
- a CDS encoding type II toxin-antitoxin system RelE/ParE family toxin, which encodes MGEREENLQELSPKQLKEEIIKALENQPFPIFKRSLKNINNRNLLLKILESVLEINYDYTIGEMKTGNLRGIRAYKFIHDSVSYRLSYYVVNDGKIIITYIDIMKREDSYDNLKKYFQSRKSVLKQINEKGI
- a CDS encoding Eco57I restriction-modification methylase domain-containing protein codes for the protein MNRSVKKMALELKSILQKEVINEEDSLKRPERGSRKDSLTAGEGRVLLDVFLSFIVLRVLQAKGNSLKRPEGGSRKDSLTANMEGDLQLFGKSGSDSNLLGSYLSGVQFLNRNFDCCYLVDDIKSRITSQTIEKVRDLFQSVKDEDWKKEEIISWSYEYFNEASLKSPKGGSSKDSLMAGKDLKGKNGVISQFYTPKWIVDYLVENTLGKYYGRNGLTAHKEDSLTAGDDKGVDLEDVKIIDPACGCGNFVIGVYDKLREMYQNKGYDDALIPKLIITKNLYGIDIDENAVEITNLLLRLKALEDGAYERIETNIVAVPKENSLKRPEGGSRKGSLTTNEEGQNEYLKKFEKIGSLMRTEDVLSLKESGINDEPLKKALDILSLKYDVVLTNPPYLDSSDYDFELKRYINEDYSEFKKNLYACFIKKSCELVKMDGFVGMITPQTFMFIGSYEKTRRFILDNFQIERLVHFGLGGVFDNALVDTAMFVLRKSKNSLTAHKENSLKRPEGGSRKDSLTASEEKSLGEYINLTSFNGKDSKKRALFSIWKDSLTASEEKKRENYLSKYVFKVDKRVFTKVPRFPFIYWVDSDVVRTFENEPLEKFADARQGIATGNNNRFLRYFWEVRREDIKDGKKWVPYAKGGPYNKWYGNLWWVIAFDEENYNLLSKMGNYLPNRKYYFKKGITYTMTTSKGATFRYLPSGFLFDCKGSSLFFSKDEDIFRFLGLLNSSLFSYLESFIAGSVDLEVGDLKKLPVPQGLFEGSSETQALETLARLNVAIKKQNTEIYPNELHFNEESIDGVSKFYGFIESKNALDTYMLLSEGLIDILVMELYSLKERNFEEIYKTVGIPTAFFPFSTDKGIKGLPPLKELLKNQYLYEFGLNEAQLTKIENFIKEAYNNKIRSLISIIPFDEGVTNYHRREPYDNYVERKAEESFQSPISVYNSMSNQDQILAKLAFVRIDNGIQRYLLNCEDGFIPFGFSVEEENKLLSSIFKERSELESIVKKDLRDYIFKDYLKLHEKFYKDRPIVWKLGKRDCGFLVHYHNLNEKTKINILSFLRNRIKETASRQIRKTASSAPKGVQGKTASRQRRNENKSVRDLMKMIESKNFEVNIDDGVLKNREIF